A genomic window from Flavobacteriales bacterium includes:
- the trxA gene encoding thioredoxin: MALEITDANFKETVLDSDKPVLVDFWATWCGPCRMVGPIVDELANDYEGKAVVGKVNVDDNSAVPSEYGIRNIPALLIFKNGQIVDKVIGAVPKNVLAEKLDAQL; the protein is encoded by the coding sequence ATGGCATTAGAAATTACAGACGCAAATTTTAAAGAAACAGTTTTAGATTCAGACAAACCAGTATTAGTAGACTTTTGGGCTACATGGTGTGGTCCTTGTCGAATGGTAGGTCCTATCGTTGATGAGTTAGCCAACGACTATGAAGGAAAGGCCGTAGTAGGTAAAGTAAATGTTGATGATAACTCAGCAGTACCTTCCGAATACGGTATTCGTAATATACCGGCTTTATTAATCTTTAAAAATGGTCAGATTGTAGACAAGGTAATCGGTGCAGTGCCTAAAAACGTATT